In Rickettsiella endosymbiont of Aleochara curtula, one genomic interval encodes:
- a CDS encoding DNA-directed RNA polymerase subunit alpha has product MSTNVKKFLTPQTIEVQSIAPNRALITLQPFEAGFGHTLGNALRRILLSSMPGCAVVEAKIEGVLHEYSSLDGVQEDIIDILLNLKGVAFLMHGKEEVTLELTKNTVGPVRAGDITLTHDVEVKNPDFIIAHLTKPQEFKMTLKVVRGRGYQPASLRKADDQFVSEVGSLQLDARFNPILRATYSVENARVEQRTDLDKLVIDLETNGTIEPEEAIRRAATIIQEQLYAFVELQHETEDEVVEDLVDINPMLLLPVDELELTVRAANCLKAEHIYRIADLVTKTESELLSTPNLGKVSLWEIKTALQKRGLSLGMDVPLQQLTSLKKSLEGAEEAEKLEKTEDINKD; this is encoded by the coding sequence ATGTCGACGAATGTTAAGAAGTTTTTAACCCCACAAACCATCGAAGTTCAAAGTATTGCGCCAAATAGAGCGTTAATTACTTTGCAGCCTTTTGAAGCTGGTTTTGGCCATACCTTAGGAAATGCTCTGCGTCGAATATTGCTATCGTCTATGCCAGGCTGCGCAGTTGTGGAAGCAAAAATCGAAGGTGTACTTCATGAGTACAGTAGTTTAGATGGTGTACAAGAAGATATTATCGATATTTTGCTTAATTTAAAAGGCGTTGCCTTCCTGATGCATGGCAAAGAAGAAGTCACGCTTGAACTCACCAAGAATACGGTCGGGCCTGTGCGTGCGGGAGATATTACATTAACCCACGACGTTGAAGTTAAGAATCCAGATTTTATTATTGCGCATTTAACCAAACCGCAAGAGTTTAAAATGACGCTTAAAGTAGTAAGGGGACGTGGTTATCAACCCGCATCGCTACGCAAGGCAGATGATCAGTTCGTGAGTGAAGTTGGCTCATTACAATTGGATGCGCGTTTTAATCCAATATTACGTGCGACCTACTCCGTTGAAAATGCGCGTGTTGAGCAGCGTACTGACTTAGATAAATTAGTGATTGATTTAGAGACAAACGGTACTATTGAGCCTGAAGAGGCGATACGTCGTGCTGCGACGATTATACAAGAACAATTATATGCTTTTGTTGAGTTACAACATGAAACAGAAGATGAAGTTGTGGAAGATCTGGTTGATATTAACCCTATGTTATTACTTCCTGTTGATGAGTTGGAATTGACGGTACGAGCGGCTAATTGTTTAAAAGCTGAACATATTTATCGTATTGCCGACTTAGTCACCAAAACAGAATCAGAACTTTTATCTACACCGAATTTAGGTAAAGTGTCTTTATGGGAAATTAAAACCGCTTTACAAAAACGTGGATTGTCTTTAGGTATGGATGTTCCTTTGCAGCAACTGACTTCTCTAAAGAAATCTTTAGAAGGTGCAGAAGAAGCAGAAAAGTTAGAAAAAACTGAAGATATTAATAAAGATTAA
- the ankH gene encoding Dot/Icm T4SS effector AnkH/LegA3, with protein MLKPTFAHEILFGTLNGVERYIQAGADIEETDEYGFSPLIEATIANKLEVVELLLEYGSDINNADTTGRTALHWAVDNHNLALCELLLANKADANAYTSAGQPVLVYPLLRQQNELKKLLYRYGAKLGFAQDFIQAKLLGHRYELVGQVDIVNGAGRFIEINYEGFFLEFTLDVILNSLRRYQNNFSSRHLRPYFDNLEKLIAAFSNAQALLKYQRYTINIKDHTHSIDALLDQELLLLPIAYEGHAIALIKYKNWLVRCDRGENSHREGSIVIYECQHPYAWNNEFCKQLIYTRLSREFLTQGIHRHLGLVTVANLPLQGQVIGNCSWANIEASIAGILFLLSGVGTKGQLVSDFEKYQQQALGFFQDWQTWDKDRALEECIQGFYYSNKVRGATKATILAAILFQKSTLNLSSLKQAEAILKILTLDDYNYLLKSYLNVYWQLNKTVQGKNLIGLLDACGISREFL; from the coding sequence ATGTTAAAGCCTACTTTCGCTCACGAAATTTTGTTTGGTACACTTAATGGTGTAGAGCGGTATATCCAAGCGGGGGCGGATATAGAAGAAACTGATGAGTATGGTTTCTCACCGTTAATAGAGGCGACGATTGCCAATAAGCTAGAGGTTGTTGAGTTATTATTAGAATATGGATCCGATATCAATAATGCCGACACCACGGGTCGCACTGCATTACATTGGGCAGTCGATAATCACAATTTAGCTTTATGTGAATTATTACTTGCAAATAAAGCCGATGCTAATGCTTATACCAGCGCGGGACAGCCTGTTTTAGTTTATCCTTTATTGAGACAGCAAAATGAATTAAAAAAATTACTTTATCGATATGGTGCTAAATTAGGATTTGCTCAAGACTTTATCCAAGCTAAATTACTCGGACATCGTTATGAATTGGTAGGTCAGGTCGATATTGTTAATGGCGCAGGACGTTTTATAGAGATAAATTACGAAGGATTTTTTTTAGAGTTTACACTCGACGTCATACTCAATTCTTTGCGTCGCTATCAGAATAATTTTTCTTCACGCCATTTGCGGCCTTACTTCGACAATTTAGAAAAATTGATTGCCGCATTTTCTAACGCGCAGGCATTACTAAAATATCAGCGTTATACGATTAATATTAAGGATCACACGCATAGTATCGATGCCTTGTTAGATCAAGAATTACTGTTATTACCCATCGCTTATGAAGGCCATGCCATTGCATTGATTAAATATAAAAATTGGTTAGTTCGTTGCGATCGGGGTGAGAATAGCCATCGAGAAGGCAGTATTGTTATCTATGAATGTCAGCATCCCTATGCTTGGAATAATGAGTTTTGCAAACAATTAATTTATACACGCCTATCTCGTGAGTTTCTAACTCAAGGGATACATCGTCACTTGGGTTTAGTCACTGTTGCAAACCTACCCCTTCAGGGTCAAGTTATCGGTAATTGCTCTTGGGCAAATATCGAAGCAAGTATTGCAGGTATATTATTTTTGCTGTCTGGAGTCGGTACTAAAGGCCAATTAGTTTCTGATTTTGAAAAATATCAACAGCAAGCTTTAGGTTTTTTTCAGGATTGGCAAACCTGGGATAAAGATCGTGCCTTAGAGGAATGTATACAAGGGTTTTATTATAGCAATAAAGTTCGAGGAGCCACTAAAGCGACTATTTTAGCCGCCATTTTATTCCAAAAGTCGACGCTAAATCTTAGTAGTCTAAAACAAGCCGAAGCCATATTAAAAATTTTAACTTTAGACGATTATAATTATTTGCTAAAAAGTTACTTGAATGTATATTGGCAATTAAATAAAACTGTGCAGGGAAAAAACTTGATTGGCTTGCTAGATGCTTGTGGTATCAGCCGAGAATTTTTATAA
- the prmB gene encoding 50S ribosomal protein L3 N(5)-glutamine methyltransferase, with the protein MKNILLNCRNFVAKLSYCISDEELKAALLEFRHLQDILRWGFTQFNKANLYYGHGTDNAWDEILYLVLSTLKLGSHLNPCFLAASLSLAERRLLIENIRQRVEDRIPTAYLVNEANFAGLSFYVDARVLIPRSPIAELIQRDFSPWIEDTKRINTILDIGTGSACIAIACAYALPEARIDAVDNSKDALAVAAINVGTHKLQGQINLIHSDLFQNLSGRLYDIIISNPPYVDAEDIASLPPEYQHEPAAALAAGADGLDFVTQILKRAKKYLKEKGILIIEVGNSKKALIDRYPQIPFFWLEFEYGEAEIFLLTQEQLTRYEQEI; encoded by the coding sequence ATGAAGAATATTTTACTCAACTGTCGAAACTTTGTGGCTAAATTATCTTATTGTATTTCTGATGAAGAGCTTAAAGCAGCATTATTAGAATTTAGACATTTACAAGACATATTACGTTGGGGGTTTACCCAATTTAATAAAGCAAATCTCTATTATGGTCATGGCACCGATAATGCATGGGATGAAATACTTTATTTAGTGTTATCCACACTAAAACTTGGCTCGCATTTAAATCCATGTTTTTTAGCGGCTAGTTTAAGCTTAGCTGAGCGTCGTTTACTTATAGAAAATATTCGCCAGCGTGTTGAAGATCGTATTCCCACGGCTTATTTGGTGAATGAAGCAAACTTTGCCGGTTTATCATTTTATGTCGATGCGCGTGTGCTGATACCACGCTCACCGATAGCTGAATTAATTCAGCGTGATTTTAGCCCCTGGATTGAAGATACTAAAAGAATCAATACAATACTTGATATTGGAACGGGTAGTGCTTGTATCGCGATTGCCTGCGCGTATGCTTTACCTGAAGCACGTATTGATGCAGTTGATAATTCGAAAGATGCATTAGCAGTAGCCGCTATTAACGTAGGCACGCATAAATTACAAGGTCAAATTAATTTAATTCACTCCGATCTTTTTCAAAACTTAAGTGGTCGGCTTTACGATATTATCATTAGTAATCCACCCTATGTTGATGCTGAAGACATTGCGAGTTTGCCGCCAGAATATCAGCATGAACCTGCTGCGGCTCTGGCTGCGGGTGCGGATGGTTTAGATTTTGTTACTCAAATTCTTAAGCGCGCCAAAAAATATTTGAAAGAAAAGGGTATTTTGATTATAGAGGTGGGTAATAGTAAAAAAGCATTAATTGATCGTTATCCACAAATTCCTTTTTTCTGGCTTGAATTTGAATATGGCGAAGCGGAAATTTTTTTATTAACCCAAGAGCAATTAACTCGTTATGAGCAAGAAATTTAA
- the rplQ gene encoding 50S ribosomal protein L17: MRHLNSGRRLGRTTSHRTAMFRNMVTSLLAKEIICTTLAKAKELRRVAEPLITLAKTDGVAQRRLAFDRIRNKEAVATLFNTVGPRFKKRPGGYLRILKCGYRAGDCAPMAMVELVERTESDTKSS, translated from the coding sequence ATGCGTCATCTTAATTCCGGCCGTCGATTAGGCCGAACAACCAGTCACAGAACCGCGATGTTTCGCAATATGGTTACTTCCTTGTTAGCCAAAGAAATTATATGTACAACCTTAGCTAAAGCTAAAGAACTGCGACGAGTTGCCGAACCGCTTATTACTTTAGCGAAAACTGATGGTGTTGCTCAACGACGCTTGGCTTTTGATCGTATACGTAATAAAGAAGCAGTGGCTACGCTTTTTAATACCGTAGGTCCACGCTTTAAAAAAAGACCCGGCGGTTATTTACGTATTTTGAAATGCGGGTACCGTGCCGGTGATTGTGCGCCTATGGCTATGGTTGAACTTGTCGAACGCACAGAGAGTGACACTAAATCATCGTAA
- a CDS encoding Hpt domain-containing protein, with amino-acid sequence MEKKPSDLPIMDKNIDKAFTKNSSKILKELLDLFIKETPMLQTEINSAFRNQQQQKLEDVLHKLLGSCVYCGWLRLKVSIIALENAIAQQNYSNELLEQFNLELEAALVKAKEITRS; translated from the coding sequence ATGGAAAAAAAACCATCCGATCTGCCGATCATGGATAAAAATATAGATAAAGCTTTCACAAAAAATTCGAGCAAAATATTAAAGGAATTACTCGATCTGTTTATAAAAGAAACCCCTATGTTACAAACAGAAATTAATTCTGCTTTTCGAAACCAACAACAGCAAAAACTTGAAGATGTGCTGCATAAATTACTGGGTTCTTGTGTGTATTGTGGATGGTTACGGCTTAAAGTCAGCATCATTGCACTGGAAAACGCCATCGCACAACAAAATTATTCTAACGAGCTATTGGAGCAATTCAATCTAGAATTAGAAGCAGCGTTGGTTAAGGCGAAAGAAATAACACGTTCATAA
- a CDS encoding aspartate-semialdehyde dehydrogenase, protein MSKKFNLAIVGATGFVGQAVLNILQQRKFPIKHLYLLASERSSGETMEFNKQPLIVSDLVEFDFKQADIAIFTAGSAISAQYVPEATQKGCLVIDNTPQFRYDDDVPLVIPEVNPEALLAYKKRHIIANPNCSTIQMLVALKPIYDAVGISRINVVTFQSVSGAGKAAFHELIQQAGQLLNGLPIKQPQAFTQQIAFNVIPHIDEFEKNGYTREEMKMVWETQKIFADAEIQVNPTAVRVPVFHGHSEAVHIETKKKITASQAKQLLKKAPGILVIDKLANNGYPTPISHANNDKVLVGRLREDISHPLGLDMWIVADNIRKGAALNAIQIAELLIEHYI, encoded by the coding sequence ATGAGCAAGAAATTTAATTTAGCCATCGTTGGCGCTACCGGTTTTGTTGGTCAAGCGGTATTAAATATTTTACAACAGCGGAAATTTCCGATTAAGCATCTCTATCTACTTGCCAGTGAACGTTCTTCTGGCGAGACGATGGAGTTTAATAAACAGCCATTAATCGTATCCGATTTAGTTGAATTTGATTTTAAGCAAGCTGATATCGCGATATTTACAGCGGGTTCGGCAATTTCTGCTCAATATGTTCCAGAAGCGACGCAAAAGGGTTGTTTAGTTATCGATAATACGCCGCAATTTCGTTACGACGACGATGTTCCTTTAGTAATCCCCGAGGTAAATCCCGAAGCATTACTCGCTTATAAAAAACGTCATATTATTGCTAATCCAAATTGCTCTACGATACAAATGTTAGTCGCTTTGAAGCCGATCTATGACGCCGTTGGTATAAGCCGTATTAATGTTGTAACTTTTCAATCCGTTTCAGGAGCAGGGAAAGCTGCATTCCATGAGCTGATTCAGCAAGCAGGCCAATTACTAAATGGTTTACCCATTAAGCAGCCACAAGCATTTACTCAGCAAATTGCTTTTAACGTTATCCCGCATATTGATGAGTTTGAAAAAAATGGATATACACGCGAAGAAATGAAAATGGTCTGGGAAACGCAAAAAATTTTTGCCGATGCAGAAATTCAAGTGAACCCCACCGCGGTAAGAGTTCCGGTGTTCCATGGACACTCTGAAGCGGTGCATATAGAAACAAAGAAAAAAATAACTGCTAGCCAGGCCAAGCAGTTATTAAAAAAAGCTCCGGGTATATTAGTTATCGATAAGCTTGCCAATAATGGTTATCCAACACCCATTTCTCATGCTAATAACGATAAAGTGTTGGTAGGTCGGCTTCGAGAGGATATTTCCCATCCCTTGGGTTTGGACATGTGGATCGTTGCGGATAATATTCGTAAAGGCGCCGCCCTAAATGCCATACAAATTGCTGAATTACTGATTGAGCACTATATATAG